In Suricata suricatta isolate VVHF042 chromosome X, meerkat_22Aug2017_6uvM2_HiC, whole genome shotgun sequence, the DNA window tttcttctttaattgccacCTTTTGGTTACATAGAGTGCACTCCATTCGTGTGATTTTGAGGTCTGGAGTCTTGGGTATCATAATACAGGTAGAGATTCCAACCAAAATTTAGCTGTAAAGCAgaacaaccaaaaccaaaaccaaaactagTTCCTAAGAACCAGCCATAGCATTAAGTATAAACAGCTAGCTATCAGAgtggagaaatagaagaaagtgttccagtttgattattttcccttttggACGGCAGCTGTAGAGTAGAAGACATGTTTCATCTGGTGCCTTTCCACTAAGTAATTGTTCAAGACTCACTGCACATAGAGCATCAAAGCCTAAGAACAGGCCTGAAGCAGCCTCACAAAATGCTCCTCACCCACTTGTCCCCATGGACACACACAATCACACCATCGAGAACATAGGCTTGTTTATTTTACTACCTAGCTATAAGTAGTAGAGCAGGCTGGTGAAAAGAATCAAGGACTGGGAAGTGTATATACGTGTATATGTGACaggcttccttccatttctctctgacTACTTTCAAATGTTGCTTCTCTGTGAATATAGTTAGGTGGCAATGACTAGGTAGGtttatattttgcttaaatttttccttttgaaacatcttcctttgttttttttttaaatctccctttcccccacccacttATTCTCCACCCTCCCACCCACAGCCTATATATTCACAAGTTAATAGGTTAGTAACAGTATTAGTAAGAATAGTAAGAGTAACAACGACAACAACCAACAACATTAATAATATTAATCCCTTATATCTGTATAGCACTTTATGATCTACAAAGCGCTTTTTCATCCATTATCTCATCTGTGCCATAATGCATCAGTCATCAGACACACAGGCCTTCAACTGTGCAAGGAAAATAGATCAAATATCAGAAGTCAAGTGGTGAATAAAGGGGAATAAAAAGCTAGTCATGAGGGATGTTGGAgctgtgaaatttaaaaacaaaagggggaagggctaaataaaaatgtgatttcaaaaatttatgtaaaaattaaaatttaagtttagtGTTTGGCATGAAATACTAGTCACCCTCAGACTAAGTAAATATGGCCCTGATTAGTTGTTTCCACTAATTGCTCAGCTAATCTAATATATGTATGTAACTCACAGGAGTTGAACTGAGATGCCTTAACATTTTCCTTAAATGACATTGGCATTACAAGATTACACACTTAAAGAACACTAAAGCCATGATATGAGTGtacatttatgaatatttatgaaaCTACTTAAATAAAAGCAATCTATGTTCTTCATTTATTAGTGTTGATTTTATagctattttataatttatcccagactattataaaatatataaaactgagaTATAAAGTATCAGCAATATAACTTTgcactttaaataattttcagcTACAGATTTTGCTTttagaaaacaaactttaaagcagctgttttgtttccttgtaaAAGATTCtgtaaatgcatatattaattAGGCCCCTGATGGACTTAGCTGTTATGACTTCCAGACTTTTCCAACAATTTAACCATTAGACGATGgaacaaacaaaactttattgTGCCTTATTTAATTGTTCATGTTTCCACACAGGACAGTAGAGcttagaatttcaaaataatgtatgtatgcatatatatatatatttaaaattcattaatgAGCTTTAAGCTGTGGGGTGAATCTGAGATGAGGTAAGAAAATTTGGCACATTTCAAACAGTATCCTTTAAGTTTTGGTAAATTGTATAACACAACATATTTTCCACTGTGATCTATAGGTACTATCCACATAAGTGGGGGTGGTTAATAGCAAGAATCACTGGAATGTTTCTAGTAAATCAACAGGGACAAGCTCCCCAAATACAACCAAATGTTGatatagaagtaaaaatatatacaatacagTCAGTTGTTTGTAGTTTGGcacaatgttttcctttttttccttgggtaaatagtGCGAAAAACAATTGTGTAACTGTTTGACTTTTGAAGTCTTTTACATAGAACATCCGATTAAGGTTTGCTTCCAAAGACTTATTCCCACACTTCAAAAATCTTTAAGCACTTACATGTCAACATACATACCACAAGgcatattttgagagaaataaaacacaaacatcaAATGTCTTTCTGGAAAATGTGAGTTTCTTCTTCAAACACAGGTAAAACCCAAAATGCTGTTTCTGCTTTTAGGAGATTGTAGTCGGAATCCCTGCAGAAAAACCAAACAATTTATGCCACCGTAGTAAGTTTTAGTGTATGTTCCACAAAGGGATCATACCATCCAAATTTGTTTACATTATATGAAATTCTGTATGATGCAGAAAAAGATAGATACAAATAGCAGGGGGCACTAGAAAGCACTCCTAATTGCCACATGAGACTCCCCCTCGCCAAATTATGCTCTTTTTGCTTAAATGAACTTGGCCTTTTGTCTATATAACTTTTTGATTCTGTTgttcaaaatgtgttttttttttttactgcaaagcccttcccttccccaaatcATTCAAGagcatattttagttttattttctcaataagTAAAAACCAATGCAGAATAGCGAAAAGTAGCCTTGGTAGAGTTTATCCCTAGCTAAGCCACAACAAAATTGCCCAATCTTTTGGGTGGCTTAAAGGTATAGGgattttcatgcattttttttcctttttcttttgaaaaagaagggAATGGGACAGTTTCTTTCATGCAAATTTTTGCTTTCAAGAGGGAAAATATGAAGGACTGTGGGCTTAGCAGGTAGTAGGAAAGCTAAGGGTACATCATCTCAGCCATTTTGGTGCAGTATTACCTCAGTTTTTCAAAAGAAGCTGTCCCAGCCTCATCCTTGTGGACCTGTTCTCGCTCCACGCATTTCCCCTTACACTTCTCATCTCTCAGGGCCTTGGAGCTGGATTTGTGACGATATAACTTTTTGTGTGTTGGTCCATTATTGCCTAAAGTGCTCAGGTTACTATACTTTTTATCAAAGAAGGCAGAGCGAGAGTCCTCATAACCATGCATATTTGCACGACCAGGATCACCTATTGCTGCTTTCCCATTGCTTTTGCTCACACCCTTGATGGACCTGTGATTCTTAGTGCCTCCTGGGGACCCACTATTGACTTTTTTCTTAGATTCCTGTGGTGTCCCAGCCaatattttgagggtttttaattttagactatTGGACTCAGGGGAGCAGAATATGTTGGGGTCTCCATGGTGTTCCATGGGTTCCCAAAGGGGCTCTATGGAGGCCATCATGAACCTCTGCACATCTGCCATACCAGAGGCAATGTTAGACAAGATATAGGAAGGCTCCTGAAATTCCCGTTGGTCATCATCAAGGAGGCTATTGGTGTTCGTGCACATGTTTATGTCGCTCCAGCCTGGGCTACTCTCCTTCCCCAAAGCCCAATCTCCAGAAAGTCCCTTTTGTGCTGGCATCTTCATAGAGGCCACAGAGCCACCATGTTGGATACATTCTGCCAATGTCTTTCCTGTGGGGGATATGCTATTGATTTGGCCTCCTCCACGGCCTATGccaatttgcattttctctccaTTGACTGCAGCTatgtatttccctttctttgatGATTTAGGGGTCTGGCGGGAGGTTTTGCCAGGTGGCTTTTCTATCCCTTTGTTGTTGGCTTTGAGTGTTTTTTTCCTGGTGTTTTTCTGAGAAGAGCTTTGGTTCAGAGCCCCACTCCTGCTGGGTGAACTTTTCTTTCTTGACTTTGACACTTTGTTGTTAGTACTCATTTGAGCAGATGGATCATTGTACGCTGATAAGCAAGGGGTTTTTTGGAGAAGACTGACAGAATCCTCATCATTGAACATATGGAACTGAAACTGATGGTTATTTAAAGTAAATCCATCATCCACTTGGACCTGTCGTGAAAGGGTACTGCAGTCCCACTTGATTTTCTCCATGTTGACCAATGGTCCTGGGATGCCCTCTTGAAACCCCTTCAGTGCTCCTAGTGTCTTAATACTCTCACACCTGGTAATTTGAGGGGAAAGACTGGGGGTGTCAGGTGGAGACACCTCTGAAAGAGAAGAGTGGCGGAATTTGTCAGGAGTGAAGTTGGAGATATCCAGGAGGTCAGTGGACTCCTTTAATGGTGTTATCTCATCAATGCTCTGTTGGATCACTAGTTTGGGGCTGCAATGGGCCAGGAAGTCATCAGtaatatcatcatcaccatccttTTCACAGGACTTCAAGCTTAAGGAGCAATAATTGCTTGAGTTGACAGAGAGTGGGGTCACTGAATCGAAGCTGAAGAGCCGGTCGTCATCCATATTGGCTGGACCCTGctggaaaggaaaacacatcTCTCCATTATTAAAGTGACATAATTGATAAGAGTCGTCAGATGGGAGCTGAGTGTCTTGTACAGTGGGATATAAGACCTTGTTGCAATTACTGCCACCACTACTGAGGCAGATTCGATTGTATGTTGTAGATGTGAGGTTATTTTCCATGGAGACTACTTGAGAGACTCCAAATTCATTGGATTGTGTTGGAGCTATCTCTCTTGAGACTTCAGCCATGAATTCCTGGGGGCCAGAAGTAGGTTTATTGGGCCACACATTTCCATAGTTGTTTGATTCCATTTTGAAGTTTTGGGATGACTGCTGTAGCTCAGACTCAGAGGGTGAAGGAAGCACACAGTCCTGGGCAGGCTGGAGAGgcacaaatgatttttctgtttgggTGAGGCTGCTTTCATTTTGCTCTGGAGAATGGTGAGCAAAGTACGATATACCAGTATTATTTGACAAGTCAGAAGCATCTAACAATGTCTGCAGATACCCTCCAGGGATAACAGGTATACTGGTGGCAACATTAGCAGATGATAGAGGCATTTCAGAAGAGCAGGTGGTTGGTAAGAAAGTAGAATTCTTGGCAACCTTTGCCTCATGAAATTCAGATAGATGAGAACTATTTGAAGTCCCAGGAATAGCTTCATTCTTTAAATTAGCTGTAGATGATTGATCTTCCAAAAGAGGGCTCATTTGAACAACTGGCTTGCTTTCTTgcccagctttgattttcttggATTTTAATCTGGCTTcacttttaaatttgattttgttgAGCACTTTCCTCTCTGGCCCCTTGAATCCTGCATCTTGGGCTTTGACTTTCACTGAGTCAGGGCCTGTAATGTCATTTAGATGTGATCCATTTGCACAGCTGGGGACTGCCAGAGGTGGTGATTTTAGTGTACCTTTCATGTCTCCATCTACTTTATGAGTAGAAGCTTGCCTCTGATCAATGCAGAATGAAATTTGCTTACCACTTGCCGAAGTTTCCACGGATGGGATTCTTTGAATCCTGTGCCTGTTGCCAAGTTTAGATTTTCGTTTGCGAGCAGGTGGCAGGAATGACACCTCAAAGCTACCTGgttcaaagttttgtttttggcaTAAGGGTGTTTTGTTGGAGTTAATGTtgctatttctctgttttttcttcttctgccagAAGCCCTTCAAGGGGGCCAGCTTGGCATATTTGTTGAGCTGGTTCTCACTCAAATTCACTGTTGTCTCACTGGAATCTACCCTACCCAACTTCACCAGCATGTTCTTCTCACCTTTAAAGCGATTGATGatgatatatttgataataaCAGGGGGCTCCTTACGggttacttttcttctctttttaggACACCAttcatcatcatcttcctctTTGGAACCACCTGGCAACCATTCCTTCCTCTCATTTACTTTTTCACCCTCTAGTGAGTCAACGTCATATAGATAATCTTCACTATACCTGACTTTTCTCTTGGCTCGAAGACCATAGTTCTGCTGGGAGGAAGAGCTGCCAGAATTAGTGTCCCGAGCCATATAGCGGCTACAGTCCTTGATCTCCCCCATGGCATCATAAGAGACCTCAATGAAGGAACTGTCATCACTGAAATTCCCTGATGCCTCCATGGAATTAGCAAGAtggccctgctttggattcttaaATTGCCCTACTTCAGTCCCACTGCATGGTTTATTTAAGGCAAATTTTTCTCCATtatccttttccccttttttctctacaCACTTGTTTTCCTGTCcatcttctttgccttttttcttgtCCAAGTTTTTATCCTCCTCCCCCCAGATGATGTTCACATCAGGGACCTTGAATTGGGAAAGATCACTGTTCTGCTTCAAAACCCCACTCTTAGACTCCCGTTTGGGGCAAGTAGTAAAGACACTGGGGAAAAAGTTGAATTGGGCGTCCTCCTGCATTAGAAGGGTGGTCTTGTCTCGAACATTGTCCTGGAAGGACTCATATCGAATTTTCAAGGAACAGACATCACTGCCCAGTGTTGACTCATCATCATCAAACATGTAGTTGTCCACATCTTCTTCAGAGAATAAGTTGACAGACAGCTCATTTTTGGAACAGAGGTCAAGCAGTTCAATCTTACTCTCACTAATGAATGTCTCAAAGTAACCCCAATCCTGATTGGAATTTGCCAGCAAAGCCTCTTCTGTATTACACTTGTCTAACAGTAATGCCTCATAATAACTTTTCTGAGCTGGATCCTCCAAGTCGATGTCAGATTTCTCAACTTCTCGTTTTTCTCCTGCCCTTGATTTGTGCAAGGGGAAGCCTAGGAGCTGGTCTGAAAGCAGCTGCTCTCcatatttcatgctttctccAGCATTAATACACTGAATCCCTATATCAGAGACTGCACAGGTTTCATAATCTTTATTTAGATCACCAACTTTCAGACTGATCCCTGGCTCAGGATCTACTGCATCCTTTGATTCCATGAAGCAGCCCAAACAAGTCCGACTTGGCTGCATGAGGCAGTCCCCATTCAGAGCTGACATGCCCGCAGGCTCCATTATGGCAAATGGAGCTTTATCACACTCATTGGGCAGTGACCATGTATGCAGGCCTTTTGTAACACCAGATGTAAGGGAGATGGCATTCACAGAAGCACTATTAGCAGCATGCTCAGGTGCTTCAATTAGGCCCAAAGGAGATGGAGGGCTCTGCATACAGGGTTTCTTAGAAGCCAGAGGCAAGAGACCCCTGGGATACATCAGGGACTCTTTTTGAACCCCTGGTATAGGCTGGATTGGTGCAGCAGCTTCTAGAGCTTCAAATGACTTCATTGCCACATCTTGGTCCTCTGAatctggagaaaagggaaagaaatgacaaaaataaagttaaatatctTAGACCACCTCATCAGACCACTCTTTCCCTCAGTCTGGCACTTGATCTTATATAAACTCAGGCTTAGCTTCTCTAGCTTTAGAACTAGAAActacaaacttaaagaaaatgcTGATTTTATATTGAACATTCATGCAAgtgaaaaatagtatttctttagattcagctttttctttaaacagaaataaggaaataattgcACTGCTTGATCAATTGGAAAGTTAAGGCTTCCAGGATGGGAAAATGCTCAGTTGGCATGTTAATGGTTTTGAGCTATAAAGCTTAGTCCTATCACTCAGACCTTTGTTCCAGAAGCTCCTCTGAATCTAGAAGTTCTAAGCCTACTTCACTAAGAATTTTGAGGAATGTAAGTATTCATCCGACAAAGATGATTTACAAAAGCAAAATGGTTGGATTAAATAACTCTTGGAGACCCTTCTTGCACAGTTAGAAATTTGGTGGAATAAAATTTAGGCTTAATATTAATCTCAGAGGCACCTTAGACTTAGCTTGCTCCAACTTTGTAGATACTAAAAACATATAGTAACATCAAATGACTACTAAGAGCGGTAGTATATACTATAACTAAATTCTCTTACCATTTTCTTTGACTCCATTAATCAGAGTGTTTTCTCCATTGGCTGAGGCAAGAACAGCCTTATCTTGTTGGTTATCCATGAATGTAACCTCTTATTGTTTCATTCCAAGCCAAATGCTGTCCAACCtgcacatttcaaatatataatgttagtcattaaatatatttttctctgttttaaggTTATTTCGTCTACAGAGATCTTAAAAGGTTCACTGTAATTTACCTGTTTCCAGACTGACTTCATCACTactattgttgttttgtttcatagtTTATGCCCTAGATCCTTCTACCTCCTCTAGGCCacaatactatttataatagaaatctgaagcaggcagacTCATGCCTTCTTCCAGATAGGAATATATTTAACCTAATAATGACCATACAGTTAGAAAGGATGAAAAGTAGAGTCCAGAGTAACCTGAGAGAAGGAATGTATGCACGTAGAGattggctttatttttgtttgcctcATTTCCACCTCAGAAGATCTATAGCTCTTCAAAAACAGGGcaattcatatatacatacacatatacatcacactaagatttttttctctctctctgccttaaaaTTTGACTGCTAAGGATGAAAAGAGGTAAAGAattcttttcttggtttctcaACGTTCATGATTTAAACTCTGTTATTGACAAATATTCCTCCAAGCCCAgtaggattttaaaatgttactacaaagaaaatttgaaatttctgAAAGGTCCCTACATCATCTATTTTTGGGGCATGAAATACATATCCATACTCGCTTATCTCCTGCTCAACTCCCTGGGTGGTAGGTATATGCAAAGCAATAGAAGACAAGGCCATCTGAGATGGAGTTATCTACCATATgctataaaaaaatctataaagccTTTCTTTCACAACCGCCCTTTTCCTAGACCTTTTTCTCAGCCAGGTATTCATCTCCTTATTAAAAAGCACAGACTGCTGATGGCCAAGCAGCTATTACAAAAATTTCAAGTGTATATTCATTTATCCTACCATATGGATATACTATAAAAGGTAGGACCAGCATTGAGGGAATAAGAAGCAGTATGCAGAATTTTACATGATTCAATCTCTATAATATTTTAcctatttccttatctgtaaaataagaagtCTGTATTAGGCAATCATTCTGTTTTAAAGATGTTAGATGGCCCTGAGTTTCCCCTAACACTTTTATATCAGAATTGCCAAACTTTCTACTTACACAAGACCTGATTTGAGAGTAGCCAATAAACCACAGGTgccagggaaaagagaaagatatgCTTAGTTATTGTACTTACACAAAAACAAGGGTTGGAGATTTCTAAAAAGTGGAGTGGAGAGGCTAGCCATGTCAAAGTCCCCATCCCTTGCCAAGAAGGGCTCAGTTGTGgtggaaatgaataaacagatcAGATGGTTGAATTTTTGCTTCAGAAGGAATCATATAGGTTATGTGGAATCATAACCTATGATTCTTCTGTGCAACTTTCTTCTTAAGAAACTCAACTGAGCTTCAGGtgtcattttactctttttaaactGCCCCC includes these proteins:
- the NEXMIF gene encoding neurite extension and migration factor encodes the protein MDNQQDKAVLASANGENTLINGVKENDSEDQDVAMKSFEALEAAAPIQPIPGVQKESLMYPRGLLPLASKKPCMQSPPSPLGLIEAPEHAANSASVNAISLTSGVTKGLHTWSLPNECDKAPFAIMEPAGMSALNGDCLMQPSRTCLGCFMESKDAVDPEPGISLKVGDLNKDYETCAVSDIGIQCINAGESMKYGEQLLSDQLLGFPLHKSRAGEKREVEKSDIDLEDPAQKSYYEALLLDKCNTEEALLANSNQDWGYFETFISESKIELLDLCSKNELSVNLFSEEDVDNYMFDDDESTLGSDVCSLKIRYESFQDNVRDKTTLLMQEDAQFNFFPSVFTTCPKRESKSGVLKQNSDLSQFKVPDVNIIWGEEDKNLDKKKGKEDGQENKCVEKKGEKDNGEKFALNKPCSGTEVGQFKNPKQGHLANSMEASGNFSDDSSFIEVSYDAMGEIKDCSRYMARDTNSGSSSSQQNYGLRAKRKVRYSEDYLYDVDSLEGEKVNERKEWLPGGSKEEDDDEWCPKKRRKVTRKEPPVIIKYIIINRFKGEKNMLVKLGRVDSSETTVNLSENQLNKYAKLAPLKGFWQKKKKQRNSNINSNKTPLCQKQNFEPGSFEVSFLPPARKRKSKLGNRHRIQRIPSVETSASGKQISFCIDQRQASTHKVDGDMKGTLKSPPLAVPSCANGSHLNDITGPDSVKVKAQDAGFKGPERKVLNKIKFKSEARLKSKKIKAGQESKPVVQMSPLLEDQSSTANLKNEAIPGTSNSSHLSEFHEAKVAKNSTFLPTTCSSEMPLSSANVATSIPVIPGGYLQTLLDASDLSNNTGISYFAHHSPEQNESSLTQTEKSFVPLQPAQDCVLPSPSESELQQSSQNFKMESNNYGNVWPNKPTSGPQEFMAEVSREIAPTQSNEFGVSQVVSMENNLTSTTYNRICLSSGGSNCNKVLYPTVQDTQLPSDDSYQLCHFNNGEMCFPFQQGPANMDDDRLFSFDSVTPLSVNSSNYCSLSLKSCEKDGDDDITDDFLAHCSPKLVIQQSIDEITPLKESTDLLDISNFTPDKFRHSSLSEVSPPDTPSLSPQITRCESIKTLGALKGFQEGIPGPLVNMEKIKWDCSTLSRQVQVDDGFTLNNHQFQFHMFNDEDSVSLLQKTPCLSAYNDPSAQMSTNNKVSKSRKKSSPSRSGALNQSSSQKNTRKKTLKANNKGIEKPPGKTSRQTPKSSKKGKYIAAVNGEKMQIGIGRGGGQINSISPTGKTLAECIQHGGSVASMKMPAQKGLSGDWALGKESSPGWSDINMCTNTNSLLDDDQREFQEPSYILSNIASGMADVQRFMMASIEPLWEPMEHHGDPNIFCSPESNSLKLKTLKILAGTPQESKKKVNSGSPGGTKNHRSIKGVSKSNGKAAIGDPGRANMHGYEDSRSAFFDKKYSNLSTLGNNGPTHKKLYRHKSSSKALRDEKCKGKCVEREQVHKDEAGTASFEKLRDSDYNLLKAETAFWVLPVFEEETHIFQKDI